The Acidianus manzaensis genome has a window encoding:
- a CDS encoding NAD(P)/FAD-dependent oxidoreductase, with protein sequence MRTVILGGGFAGLSAFKTHDSILIDDKDYFVLTHRLVDVVKTGNPEIAKIPYKNVLRATVKNIDFKNKKVITSGGELNYDKLIISLGYTQKIFPNTDKIENVEDALYLREKIMNARKIAIIGGGPLGVELASVSIQLGKKKDKVYLIEGQDRLLSFMNYKASNYALNKLQELGVDVMLKTKVDSISQGVIETSEGKIDADIIISSIGFKGSPLISELGLSNINSRMLVDEYLQSVDYEDVYGAGDSATTKSFIPMSAQVAVQAGRRAMLNAIGIEDKFRFKQYAIIVRIGEDYFGDLLGTFVQGKIAKLAEEYGIHRAVRLLNQ encoded by the coding sequence ATGAGGACAGTTATTTTAGGTGGAGGATTTGCAGGCCTTTCCGCATTTAAAACGCATGATTCAATACTGATAGATGATAAAGATTACTTTGTATTAACACACAGACTAGTTGACGTAGTAAAGACAGGAAATCCAGAAATAGCTAAAATTCCATACAAAAACGTTTTGAGAGCTACTGTAAAAAACATAGATTTTAAAAATAAAAAAGTAATAACATCAGGGGGAGAACTAAATTATGATAAGTTAATTATATCTTTAGGTTATACTCAAAAAATATTTCCTAACACGGATAAAATAGAAAATGTTGAAGATGCACTTTATCTCAGAGAAAAAATCATGAATGCGAGAAAAATTGCGATAATTGGTGGTGGTCCATTAGGAGTAGAATTAGCCAGTGTAAGTATACAATTAGGAAAGAAGAAGGACAAAGTATATCTAATTGAGGGACAAGATAGACTATTAAGTTTTATGAATTATAAGGCTTCTAATTATGCTTTGAATAAATTACAAGAACTTGGAGTAGATGTCATGCTAAAAACTAAAGTAGATTCTATTTCGCAGGGAGTAATAGAAACATCAGAAGGAAAAATAGATGCCGATATTATAATATCTTCAATAGGATTTAAAGGATCCCCACTTATATCTGAATTAGGCTTAAGTAATATAAATAGTAGAATGCTTGTTGACGAATATTTACAATCAGTAGATTACGAAGACGTTTATGGAGCAGGAGATTCAGCTACTACTAAATCATTTATTCCGATGTCAGCACAAGTGGCAGTACAAGCAGGTAGAAGAGCAATGCTTAACGCAATAGGTATAGAGGATAAATTCAGATTTAAGCAATACGCAATAATAGTTAGAATAGGAGAAGACTATTTCGGAGATTTACTTGGAAC
- a CDS encoding alpha/beta hydrolase family protein, with protein MEYDDLFKIKPIYEYDILNSNLAYVVRENKPIVVINGEKINLNGYADSVKWINKNKALITLDPTGEEKRKILLWESGKINSILDDSFDNNSPYPINSGFLFLSNREDDTIHLYYMKNYEEIIKISKGKLPVSNFCSSGKYVVYSQGIYDNDIFISDLYGNIIDKISFPNSEQYPSSSQCFINDEEFMFLSNHKNYLSLYKYNIRTKQISTLIEENHEIYEAIPYNGITYIRDNNGEYEILNNNNIILAEGYNSELKSDNGYLYFLGSSYNHSFDIFRFKEKVEKLTNSMENIDNRGFVKPKKVKYDSNGIEIHALLYEKSENDSKGVVYIHGGPDWECIDYFNPEIQLFVQNGFKVICPNFRGSTGYGRKFNHLNDKDLGGGDLIDVINSVKLLGNVKVAVTGGSYGGYLTMMAITKYPDLWCSAVAVVPFVNWFTEKKFEREVLRQYDEIKMGDDENLLRDRSPIFFIDRIKSPLMILAGENDPRCPVEETLQIVKELEKLGKQVKYKVYKDEGHGFQQIENYVDSIKETVEFIKEHCK; from the coding sequence ATGGAATACGATGATTTATTTAAAATAAAGCCTATATATGAGTACGATATTCTAAATTCAAATCTAGCTTATGTAGTAAGAGAAAATAAACCTATAGTTGTAATTAATGGAGAAAAAATCAATTTAAATGGTTATGCAGATTCAGTAAAATGGATAAATAAAAATAAAGCATTGATAACTTTGGATCCAACAGGTGAAGAAAAAAGAAAAATATTATTATGGGAAAGTGGTAAAATAAACTCTATATTAGATGATTCTTTCGATAATAATTCTCCTTATCCTATAAATTCTGGATTCTTATTTCTTTCAAATAGAGAGGACGATACTATTCATTTATATTATATGAAAAATTACGAAGAAATAATAAAGATAAGCAAAGGAAAGCTACCGGTATCAAATTTTTGTTCTTCAGGAAAATATGTAGTGTATAGTCAAGGAATATATGATAATGATATATTCATTTCCGATTTATACGGAAATATAATTGATAAAATCTCTTTTCCAAACTCTGAACAATACCCTTCAAGCTCTCAATGCTTTATTAATGATGAAGAATTTATGTTTTTATCTAACCATAAAAATTATCTAAGTCTATATAAATATAACATAAGAACTAAACAGATTTCTACACTGATAGAAGAAAACCATGAAATATACGAAGCTATTCCTTACAATGGAATAACTTATATTAGAGACAATAATGGAGAATATGAAATTTTAAACAATAACAACATCATCTTAGCAGAAGGCTATAATTCTGAGCTAAAAAGCGATAATGGATACCTATATTTTTTAGGTTCCAGTTACAATCATTCCTTTGATATCTTTAGATTTAAAGAAAAAGTAGAAAAATTAACCAATTCTATGGAGAATATAGATAACAGAGGTTTCGTAAAACCTAAAAAAGTGAAATATGATAGTAATGGTATAGAAATTCATGCGTTACTATATGAGAAATCAGAGAATGATTCAAAAGGAGTTGTATATATTCATGGTGGTCCAGATTGGGAATGTATAGATTATTTTAATCCTGAGATACAATTATTTGTACAAAATGGATTTAAAGTTATTTGCCCAAATTTTAGAGGATCTACAGGCTACGGTAGAAAATTCAATCATTTGAATGATAAAGATTTAGGCGGTGGAGATTTAATAGATGTAATAAATTCAGTTAAGTTATTAGGTAATGTAAAGGTTGCCGTAACTGGAGGAAGCTATGGGGGATATCTGACTATGATGGCTATAACGAAATATCCAGATTTATGGTGTTCAGCAGTAGCAGTAGTTCCTTTTGTTAATTGGTTTACTGAAAAGAAGTTTGAAAGAGAAGTATTAAGGCAATACGATGAGATTAAAATGGGTGATGATGAAAATTTATTAAGAGATAGGTCTCCCATATTCTTTATAGATAGAATAAAGTCTCCATTAATGATATTGGCTGGAGAAAACGATCCTAGATGCCCAGTAGAAGAAACATTACAAATTGTAAAAGAATTAGAAAAATTAGGTAAGCAAGTCAAATATAAGGTTTATAAGGATGAAGGACATGGATTTCAACAGATAGAAAATTATGTAGATTCGATTAAAGAAACTGTAGAATTTATAAAGGAACATTGTAAATAG
- a CDS encoding HAD family hydrolase, with translation MPSIFVDFGYTLVGFKPSFYEKVYDIIKDYNNNVSLDKVFRAYVKAMSKNNFPDEEGRDVVDLKDFLYHLGITPREKLLKELDKARIRDGEPFLYDDTIDFLESYKSLGYKIILVSNASKGIYKLIDKFELMKYFDGLVLSFEVKLVKPHPKIFFKALEKSKEYPDFHLGDIYEIDYIGAKRAGIQGMLIDRQNFYPDIRENKVKSLKELIREENKINSLEI, from the coding sequence ATGCCAAGCATCTTTGTAGACTTCGGATATACACTAGTAGGATTTAAACCATCATTCTATGAGAAAGTTTATGATATTATAAAAGATTACAATAATAATGTCTCATTAGATAAAGTATTTAGAGCTTACGTTAAAGCAATGTCAAAAAACAACTTTCCTGACGAAGAAGGAAGGGATGTAGTAGATCTAAAAGATTTCCTTTACCATTTAGGCATTACTCCTAGGGAAAAATTGTTAAAAGAATTAGATAAAGCAAGAATAAGAGATGGAGAGCCTTTTCTATATGACGATACTATTGACTTTTTAGAGAGCTATAAATCTCTTGGATATAAAATAATTTTAGTAAGTAATGCCAGTAAAGGAATTTACAAACTAATAGATAAGTTTGAATTAATGAAATATTTTGATGGACTAGTACTTTCATTTGAAGTAAAACTAGTTAAACCTCATCCTAAAATATTTTTCAAAGCGTTAGAAAAATCCAAAGAATATCCAGACTTCCATTTGGGCGATATTTATGAAATAGATTACATAGGAGCAAAAAGAGCGGGAATACAAGGAATGTTAATAGATAGACAGAATTTTTATCCAGACATAAGAGAAAATAAGGTAAAAAGCTTAAAAGAATTAATAAGAGAAGAAAATAAAATAAATTCGTTAGAAATCTAA